One Ricinus communis isolate WT05 ecotype wild-type chromosome 2, ASM1957865v1, whole genome shotgun sequence DNA segment encodes these proteins:
- the LOC8285083 gene encoding L-type lectin-domain containing receptor kinase S.6, whose amino-acid sequence MQFCTSLLFWFHLFLFFTFNFLSLSNPSLQAKNVTLYGDAHLRNNAISLTQDHGCSPPPSSSSSSFFFSDPSSYSGVGRALYLYPVRFLDSTTSIPASFSCRFSFSIIKSPLCSFGDGMAFLITSNAESFSLSNGYMGLPGPALNPQDSFVAVEFDTSFDPFLSDINGDHIGIDVNTVVSFASVDALSNGIDLKSGKQMIAWIEYSDIAKLIQVWVSDSQNRPPNPILEARVDLSENFKEFMHVGFTASNGQGSAVHLIDHWRFKTYWSAPAATNVQASEGEDCFLCYLEDSSENGDPTNLDEKTNKMKEIALGLGGLAAFILSIALILAIIFLFVIRKKRVVFGRRTKEGQFFIHKGGPTRFSIVEIKAATMGFHRNRIIGEGASATVYKGSLPDLGAVAVKRFNKTEIECCRNPFITEFATIVGCLKHNNLVQLQGWCCEESELVLVYEYLPNGSLAKILHNNTSSSNFLSWKQRMNIALGVASALSYLHEESERQIIHRDVKTCNIMLDEEFNAKLGDFGLAEVYEHSSSTREATIPAGTMGYLAPEYVYSGVPSVKTDVYSFGVVVLEVATGKRPVDDDGTVLVDWVWGFWEQGKLIEAADSKLKGKFNGAEMQRMLLVGLCCVHPNHEERPTIKEAAKILKGEAPLPVLPSRKPKVGFQYILPEDSDGRLNLGGDHSPNTDDVSWMTPRSHFGWD is encoded by the coding sequence ATGCAATTTTGTACTTCACTTCTCTTCTGGTTCCatttatttctcttctttACCTTCAATTTCCTTTCACTTTCAAACCCTTCCTTACAAGCAAAGAATGTCACGCTCTATGGAGACGCACACCTTAGAAACAATGCCATCAGTCTCACCCAAGATCACGGTTGCTCCCCTCCAccatcttcttcctcttcttctttcttcttttctgatCCATCTTCATATTCTGGTGTTGGAAGAGCTCTCTATCTGTACCCGGTTCGGTTCCTTGATTCCACAACAAGTATTCCTGCATCCTTTTCTTGTAGATTCTCATTCTCCATAATCAAATCTCCACTTTGTTCTTTTGGTGACGGCATGGCTTTCTTGATCACTTCTAATGCTGAATCTTTTAGTCTTTCTAATGGGTATATGGGTCTTCCTGGTCCAGCTTTAAACCCTCAAGATTCTTTTGTTGCTGTTGAATTTGATACAAGTTTTGATCCTTTTCTTTCTGATATTAATGGTGATCATATTGGAATTGATGTTAACACAGTTGTTTCTTTTGCTTCTGTTGATGCTTTGTCAAATGGGATTGATCTAAAAAGCGGAAAGCAAATGATTGCTTGGATTGAGTACTCAGATATTGCTAAATTGATTCAAGTTTGGGTTAGTGACTCTCAAAATAGACCTCCAAATCCTATTCTTGAAGCTAGAGTTGATTTATCTGAGAATTTTAAGGAGTTTATGCATGTTGGTTTCACTGCTTCTAATGGGCAAGGATCAGCTGTTCATCTTATTGATCATTGGAGATTCAAAACTTATTGGTCTGCCCCTGCTGCTACTAATGTACAAGCAAGTGAAGGAGAGGATTGTTTCTTGTGTTACCTTGAGGATTCAAGTGAAAATGGCGACCCTACTAATCttgatgagaaaacaaataaaatgaaggaGATAGCTTTGGGGTTAGGAGGTTTAGCTGCATTTATCTTATCGATTGCTCTAATATTGGCAATAATCTTTCTCTTTgttataagaaagaaaagggttgTTTTTGGCAGAAGAACTAAAGAAGGCCAATTCTTTATACATAAAGGAGGACCAACAAGATTTTCAATTGTTGAGATAAAGGCAGCGACAATGGGGTTTCATCGAAACAGAATTATCGGGGAAGGAGCTTCAGCTACAGTTTATAAGGGGTCTCTTCCAGATTTAGGAGCAGTGGCTGTGAAGAGGTTTAATAAGACAGAGATTGAATGTTGTCGCAATCCATTCATAACTGAGTTTGCAACAATTGTGGGTTGCTTAAAACATAATAACTTGGTTCAACTTCAAGGATGGTGTTGCGAAGAATCAGAATTAGTCTTAGTTTATGAGTACCTGCCTAATGGTAGCCTTGCCAAAATCCTTCACAATAACACTAGCTCTTCAAATTTCCTCTCCTGGAAACAAAGAATGAACATAGCTCTTGGAGTTGCTTCTGCTCTTTCGTATCTACACGAGGAAAGTGAAAGGCAGATAATTCATAGAGATGTTAAGACCTGCAATATAATGCTTGATGAAGAATTCAATGCTAAACTTGGTGATTTTGGTTTAGCAGAAGTTTATGAACATAGTTCTTCGACAAGAGAAGCTACAATACCAGCTGGAACAATGGGGTACCTTGCTCCTGAGTATGTTTATTCAGGCGTCCCATCGGTGAAAACTGATGTTTACAGCTTTGGTGTGGTGGTGCTAGAGGTTGCCACAGGAAAAAGGcctgttgatgatgatggaaCGGTACTTGTGGATTGGGTGTGGGGGTTTTGGGAGCAAGGGAAATTGATAGAGGCTGCTGATTCGAAGTTAAAAGGGAAGTTTAATGGAGCGGAGATGCAGAGAATGCTGCTTGTGGGACTTTGTTGTGTGCATCCAAATCATGAGGAGAGACCAACTATTAAGGAGGCAGCTAAGATTCTTAAAGGTGAAGCACCACTTCCTGTTCTGCCATCAAGAAAACCGAAAGTTGGCTTTCAGTATATTTTACCTGAGGATTCTGATGGAAGATTGAATCTTGGTGGAGATCATAGTCCTAATACTGATGATGTTTCCTGGATGACACCTAGGAGTCATTTTGGCTGGGACTAA
- the LOC8285082 gene encoding protein MITOFERRINLIKE 1, chloroplastic: protein MEANLCASLGLPAPDPYNQFNPVIQTDFKNLFTHFPSQNPIKTHKKPIIKSLPFASNSISSTPKSTPNFSKWLKPTSRNSPKVQSLMKNLSVFERALIGAGGGGIAGAFTYVCLHPLDTIKTKLQTKGASQIYSSTIDAIVKTFQERGILGFYSGVSAVIVGSTASSAVYFGTCEFGKSILSKLDKYPSVLIPPTAGAMGNIVSSAIMVPKELITQRMQAGAKGRSWEVMLKILEKDGILGLYSGYFATLLRNLPAGVLSYSSFEYLKAAVMRKTKKRYLEPIESVCCGALAGAISASITTPLDVIKTRLMTQVNKEVVDKVSAAMYSGVSATVKQIMKEEGWVGFTRGMGPRVLHSACFSALGYFAFETARLTLLHQYLKHKELRDLDLAPT, encoded by the coding sequence atgGAGGCTAATCTTTGCGCATCTCTAGGCCTACCAGCACCAGACCCGTATAATCAATTCAACCCTGTAATCCAAACTGACTTCAAAAATCTTTTCACTCACTTCCCTTCTCAAAACCCGATCAAAACCCATAAGAAACCCATCATTAAGTCCCTTCCGTTTGCTTCAAATTCTATCTCTTCAACTCCCAAATCCACACCCAATTTCTCAAAATGGCTCAAACCCACTTCAAGAAACAGCCCAAAGGTGCAGTCTTTAATGAAAAATCTCTCAGTTTTCGAGAGAGCCCTTATTGGTGCTGGTGGTGGTGGCATAGCTGGTGCATTTACTTATGTTTGCTTACACCCACTTGATACTATCAAAACCAAGTTACAAACAAAGGGTGCTTCTCAGATCTATAGCAGCACAATTGATGCTATAGTTAAGACATTTCAAGAAAGGGGTATTTTGGGGTTCTACAGTGGTGTATCTGCTGTTATTGTTGGTTCTACAGCTTCTTCAGCTGTGTATTTTGGTACCTGTGAATTTGGGAAATCAATTTTGTCTAAATTGGACAAGTACCCATCTGTGCTTATCCCTCCTACTGCAGGTGCAATGGGTAATATTGTGTCATCAGCTATTATGGTACCAAAAGAATTGATTACACAAAGAATGCAAGCCGGTGCAAAAGGAAGATCATGGGAAGTAATGTTGAAAATATTGGAAAAAGATGGTATATTGGGCCTTTATTCTGGTTATTTTGCTACTTTGTTAAGAAATTTACCTGCTGGTGTTTTGAGTTATTCTTCATTTGAGTATTTAAAGGCTGCTGTGATGAGGAAGACTAAGAAGAGATATTTAGAGCCTATTGAGAGTGTATGTTGTGGCGCATTGGCTGGAGCTATTTCAGCATCAATAACTACACCACTTGATGTAATTAAGACAAGGTTGATGACACAGGTGAATAAGGAAGTGGTGGATAAAGTATCAGCTGCAATGTATAGTGGGGTTTCTGCTACTGTGAAGCAGATTATGAAAGAGGAAGGATGGGTTGGGTTTACTAGAGGGATGGGTCCTAGAGTGCTTCATAGTGCATGTTTTTCAGCATTGGGCTACTTTGCATTTGAGACAGCTAGGCTTACTCTTTTGCATCAGTATTTGAAGCATAAAGAGTTGCGTGATTTGGATCTGGCTCCTACTTGA
- the LOC8285081 gene encoding U-box domain-containing protein 29 — protein sequence MGRNEELYITVPNLFRCPISLDVMKSPVSLCTGVTYDRSSIQHWLESGHDTCPATMQVLSSKDIIPNLTLHRLINLWNDHHSSTPPPATILSEKQVRIWTEEIKSGRFESLVKIVEFLRCSDAKKRFLADCDLFIGSLVYTLAKDTGGVDIVVIELIIRVLDLILLQNGVKEKLHRLLNHNCLSPFLLVIKNGNLTSKIESIRVLESISLSNYHHTQTLIPILLDLLETQNNSVNDAVLSFLISVTVTRSVKTQLAQLKLVETISKILSNQNATVSVIEKSMKLLSIVATCADGRLAISEDPMCAGCIVERLMKVSKTATEDGVMVLWSLCCLFKDERVKEKVVKSKGLTKVLLVMQSEGDGNSARKMCVELVKVLRVAVKDNGGVVMCYDTKTTHIMPC from the coding sequence atgggAAGAAATGAAGAACTATACATAACAGTACCAAATCTATTCCGCTGTCCGATATCTCTCGACGTAATGAAGTCTCCCGTTAGTCTCTGCACCGGCGTCACATACGACCGCTCCAGTATCCAACACTGGCTGGAGTCCGGTCACGACACCTGTCCCGCCACCATGCAAGTCCTTTCCTCCAAAGATATTATCCCTAACCTCACTCTCCACCGTCTCATCAACCTTTGGAACGACCACCACTCCTCCACTCCTCCTCCGGCGACGATTTTATCGGAGAAGCAAGTTAGGATTTGGACTGAGGAGATTAAGAGCGGAAGATTTGAATCCTTGGTCAAGATTGTTGAGTTCTTGCGTTGTTCTGATGCGAAGAAACGATTTCTAGCTGATTGTGATTTATTTATCGGGTCGTTGGTTTATACTTTGGCCAAAGATACCGGAGGTGTAGACATTGTGGTTATAGAGTTGATAATTAGGGTTCTGGATTTGATTTTGCTTCAGAATGGCGTCAAAGAGAAGCTTCACAGATTACTCAATCACAACTGCTTATCTCCGTTCcttttagtaataaaaaacGGCAATTTGACCTCAAAAATTGAATCCATTAGAGTTTTGGAGTCAATTTCACTCAGCAACTACCACCATACACAAACTCTCATTCCAATTCTCCTTGACCTGCTTGAAACGCAAAACAATTCCGTAAACGATGCTGTTTTGTCATTCTTGATATCTGTAACGGTAACTCGTTCAGTCAAGACTCAACTCGCCCAACTCAAACTCGTCGAGACCATATCCAAAATCCTCTCCAACCAAAACGCAACCGTTTCCGTCATTGAAAAGTCCATGAAGTTGTTGTCTATCGTTGCCACGTGTGCAGATGGAAGGCTAGCTATAAGTGAAGACCCCATGTGCGCGGGGTGTATAGTGGAGAGATTAATGAAAGTGTCAAAAACGGCGACGGAGGATGGAGTGATGGTGTTGTGGAGCTTGTGTTGTTTGTTCAAGGATGAGAGAGTTAAAGAGAAGGTGGTCAAGAGTAAAGGGCTGACTAAGGTCCTGTTAGTTATGCAAAGTGAAGGTGATGGGAACAGTGCAAGGAAAATGTGTGTTGAATTGGTGAAGGTTTTGAGAGTTGCAGTTAAGGATAATGGTGGTGTGGTTATGTGTTATGACACTAAGACTACACATATTATGCCTTGTTAA